In Clostridium sporogenes, one genomic interval encodes:
- a CDS encoding spore coat protein, which translates to MQDKDMMNDTLSMLKASLTGYSTTISETDNQQLRQEIQQMRNSCETSQYDFYNVAKQKGFYKPAAQASPQQIQTVKSQVSGS; encoded by the coding sequence ATGCAAGATAAAGATATGATGAATGATACGCTATCAATGTTAAAGGCTAGTTTAACAGGATATTCTACTACAATTTCTGAAACAGATAATCAACAATTAAGACAAGAGATTCAACAAATGAGAAATAGTTGTGAAACAAGTCAATATGACTTTTATAATGTAGCAAAACAAAAAGGTTTCTACAAGCCAGCGGCACAAGCTTCACCACAACAAATTCAAACAGTTAAAAGCCAAGTAAGTGGTTCATAA
- a CDS encoding DUF2334 domain-containing protein, translating to MKKNKILIVVLLCFLIGGSVYFFVGAKDNKTQVKENSKKDEQKIKEEKYSKFSGLNLSKADIRLKYKDKILNLKLPIYMDKNRYYVPVNNVLDQIGVNYIIKEGRVHTEINNKKIDIHKNLANISGKKYKLRKDTILKEDIMYMSLFDFNRIIGLKANWNETEKTISLYRNKEQEKIENNNKDPKKKSAFVRLEDITSNQRYKTSEALEKLRVISDHLYSKNIPFHVAWVPRYLDPKNNIDDDASRDFNIHNANFVYTLDYFIDKGGIIGLHGYTHQSGTEVSIDGIEFDETRNNDESIIRERVQKAIQCAKVLDIPVGFFESAHYSATNEEAKIIEQYFNYMYDPPKFASMGNIAKRKSQGRTVTYIPTPLDYVDGVKHADKVIEKINNLDEGTLGSFFYHPSIESNFIKFKTNKDGSVEYTYEDNSPLKKIIEAFEQNNYEFKKITEF from the coding sequence ATGAAAAAAAATAAAATTTTAATAGTTGTTTTGCTTTGTTTTTTAATAGGTGGCAGTGTTTATTTTTTTGTAGGAGCTAAAGATAATAAGACACAGGTTAAAGAAAATAGCAAAAAAGATGAGCAAAAGATAAAAGAAGAGAAATATTCCAAGTTTTCAGGGCTAAACTTAAGTAAGGCGGATATTAGATTAAAATATAAAGATAAAATATTAAATTTAAAATTGCCAATATACATGGATAAAAACAGATATTACGTTCCAGTTAATAATGTTTTAGACCAAATTGGTGTGAATTATATAATAAAAGAGGGTAGGGTTCATACAGAAATCAATAATAAAAAGATAGATATTCATAAAAATTTGGCTAATATCTCTGGAAAAAAATATAAGCTTAGAAAAGATACAATTTTAAAAGAAGATATAATGTATATGTCTTTATTTGATTTTAATAGGATAATAGGATTAAAAGCAAACTGGAATGAAACTGAAAAAACAATAAGTTTATATAGAAATAAAGAACAAGAAAAAATAGAAAATAATAATAAGGATCCTAAGAAAAAGTCAGCTTTTGTAAGACTTGAGGATATAACATCTAATCAAAGATATAAAACTTCAGAGGCATTAGAAAAATTAAGAGTAATATCAGATCATCTATACTCTAAAAATATACCTTTTCATGTAGCATGGGTTCCAAGATATTTAGATCCTAAAAATAATATAGATGATGATGCATCTAGAGATTTTAATATACATAATGCTAACTTTGTATATACTTTAGATTATTTTATTGATAAAGGAGGCATTATAGGACTTCATGGATACACTCATCAATCAGGGACGGAAGTAAGTATAGATGGTATAGAATTTGATGAAACAAGAAATAACGATGAATCTATTATAAGAGAAAGAGTTCAAAAAGCTATTCAATGTGCGAAAGTTCTAGATATACCTGTAGGATTTTTTGAAAGTGCTCATTATTCAGCCACAAATGAAGAAGCTAAGATAATAGAGCAATATTTTAATTATATGTATGATCCACCTAAATTTGCATCTATGGGTAACATAGCTAAAAGAAAATCACAGGGTAGAACTGTTACTTATATACCAACACCATTAGATTATGTTGATGGTGTAAAACATGCAGATAAAGTTATAGAGAAGATTAATAACTTAGATGAAGGTACATTAGGTAGTTTTTTCTATCATCCTAGCATAGAATCCAATTTTATAAAATTTAAAACTAATAAAGATGGATCAGTAGAATATACTTATGAAGACAATTCACCTTTAAAGAAGATAATAGAAGCCTTTGAACAAAATAATTATGAGTTTAAGAAAATAACGGAGTTTTAA
- a CDS encoding DegT/DnrJ/EryC1/StrS family aminotransferase — protein sequence MKVNFYTSKREYLEKKAEFDKAIFDVVESGSFILGPQVKNFEEAIKEYTGAKHAIGVASGTDALVIASHILGFENGAEVITSPFTFLASTSCIAKHRATPVFVDIDEETFEMDLNQIESKVNSKTKGILPIHLFSQMNNMDKIMEIANKNDLRVLEDAAEAFGMRWKGNGDSYRHSGTIGDMGIFSFFPTKTLGGYGDGGMIVTNSDELAERTRMFRVHGASKKYHYDYIGYNSRLDSMQAAVLSVKLKYINDAIKNREEIANMYMEKLQDCEYIRFPKIKGDQKPVYYVFNIRAERRDELVAYLKENEIGNSIYYPIPLHMQKCFSYLGHKEGDFPVAEKVSKEILALPIYPELKEEEVDFVCETIKKFYKK from the coding sequence GTGAAGGTTAACTTTTATACATCTAAAAGAGAATATTTAGAAAAAAAAGCTGAATTTGATAAAGCTATATTTGATGTAGTAGAAAGTGGAAGTTTTATACTTGGACCACAAGTTAAAAATTTTGAAGAAGCTATAAAAGAATATACAGGAGCAAAACATGCTATAGGTGTAGCATCAGGTACAGATGCTTTAGTAATTGCCTCTCATATTTTAGGTTTTGAAAATGGAGCTGAAGTTATAACTTCACCATTTACATTCTTAGCATCTACATCTTGTATAGCTAAACATAGAGCTACACCTGTATTTGTAGATATAGACGAAGAAACTTTTGAAATGGATTTAAATCAAATAGAATCAAAAGTAAATTCTAAAACAAAGGGAATACTTCCAATTCATTTATTCTCACAAATGAATAACATGGATAAAATAATGGAAATAGCAAATAAAAATGATTTAAGAGTCTTAGAAGATGCAGCAGAAGCCTTTGGAATGAGATGGAAAGGTAATGGAGACAGCTATAGACATTCAGGAACTATAGGAGATATGGGTATATTTTCATTCTTCCCAACTAAAACATTAGGTGGATATGGTGACGGAGGTATGATAGTTACTAATAGTGATGAATTAGCAGAAAGAACTAGAATGTTTAGAGTACATGGAGCATCTAAAAAATATCACTATGATTATATAGGATATAATTCAAGACTAGATAGTATGCAAGCTGCTGTACTTTCAGTAAAATTAAAATATATAAATGATGCTATTAAAAATAGAGAAGAAATAGCTAATATGTATATGGAAAAATTACAGGATTGTGAATATATAAGATTCCCTAAAATAAAAGGAGATCAAAAACCAGTATACTATGTATTTAATATACGTGCTGAAAGAAGAGATGAACTAGTAGCTTACTTAAAAGAAAATGAAATAGGAAATAGTATTTACTATCCAATACCATTGCACATGCAAAAATGTTTCAGTTACTTAGGACATAAAGAAGGAGACTTCCCAGTAGCAGAAAAAGTATCAAAAGAAATATTAGCATTACCAATATATCCAGAATTAAAAGAAGAAGAAGTAGATTTTGTTTGTGAGACAATAAAGAAATTCTACAAAAAATAG
- the folP gene encoding dihydropteroate synthase, whose protein sequence is MIIELNKNSFPEELSKIEVHEGSINIFMNKNSITPLKIFNVLAPAANIIKQELMALGGDCAINKYCVNCKVETSDIILLGTDRQYKKLLAKLKYMTFFRIQEIAVELENYIKNNGVVRTILKDGREINYENLKVMGIINCTPDSFYEGSRKNSIEEALKTAEKMLKEGAEILDIGGESTRPGSDPVNEEEEIKRVVPVIKEIKNKFKDAIISIDTYRANTAKAAIEAGADIVNDISAMKYDENMVKVVKEYNVPVILMHVKGKPKDMQIDPVYENLMKEIHLYFNERIEYCKSHGITEDKIILDPGIGFGKTVEHNLKIMNTIEELKSFNLPVLLAASRKATIGKVLGNLPTEERLEGTIALSCLAVDSGLQMVRVHDVKENTRAIRMLEAVRKI, encoded by the coding sequence ATGATTATAGAATTAAATAAAAATAGTTTCCCAGAAGAGCTTAGTAAAATAGAAGTACATGAAGGTAGTATAAATATATTTATGAATAAAAATAGCATTACTCCTTTAAAAATTTTTAATGTATTAGCTCCTGCAGCCAATATAATAAAACAGGAACTAATGGCTTTAGGTGGAGATTGTGCCATAAATAAATATTGTGTAAATTGCAAAGTGGAAACTTCAGATATAATTTTATTAGGAACAGATAGACAATACAAAAAATTATTAGCCAAACTTAAATATATGACTTTTTTTAGAATACAAGAAATAGCAGTGGAGTTAGAAAACTATATTAAAAATAATGGAGTTGTTAGAACAATTTTAAAAGATGGAAGAGAAATAAATTATGAAAATTTAAAGGTTATGGGAATTATAAATTGTACTCCAGATTCTTTTTATGAGGGTTCTAGAAAAAATTCTATAGAAGAAGCTTTAAAAACTGCAGAAAAGATGTTAAAAGAAGGTGCAGAAATTTTAGATATAGGTGGAGAATCCACAAGACCAGGTTCTGATCCTGTAAATGAAGAGGAAGAAATAAAAAGAGTAGTTCCTGTTATAAAAGAAATAAAAAATAAATTTAAGGATGCTATAATTTCTATAGATACCTACAGAGCTAATACAGCAAAAGCGGCAATAGAAGCAGGGGCGGATATAGTAAATGATATAAGTGCTATGAAGTATGATGAAAATATGGTTAAAGTAGTTAAAGAATACAATGTACCTGTAATACTTATGCATGTAAAAGGAAAACCAAAGGATATGCAAATAGATCCAGTCTATGAAAATTTAATGAAAGAAATTCATCTTTATTTTAATGAGAGAATAGAGTACTGCAAATCTCATGGGATAACAGAGGATAAAATAATATTAGATCCAGGCATAGGTTTTGGAAAAACTGTAGAGCATAATCTAAAAATAATGAATACAATAGAAGAATTAAAAAGCTTTAACCTTCCAGTACTTTTAGCAGCCTCAAGAAAAGCCACAATAGGAAAAGTTTTAGGAAACTTACCTACAGAAGAAAGATTAGAAGGAACTATAGCTTTATCTTGTTTAGCTGTAGATTCAGGACTTCAAATGGTGAGAGTACATGATGTAAAAGAAAATACAAGAGCTATAAGAATGCTAGAAGCTGTAAGAAAAATATAA
- a CDS encoding dihydroxyacetone kinase produces the protein MLEYRFDTQLLIEGENLSEDKINEYITKNIEGDCLLAVGDEELIKIHFHTNTPWKVLEYCASLGDIHDIVVENMERQSNGYHG, from the coding sequence ATGCTTGAATACAGATTTGATACGCAGTTATTAATTGAAGGAGAAAATCTTTCAGAAGATAAAATAAATGAGTATATTACAAAAAATATTGAAGGCGATTGCTTACTTGCAGTTGGTGATGAGGAATTGATTAAAATTCATTTTCATACAAATACACCATGGAAAGTGCTTGAATATTGTGCTTCATTAGGTGATATTCATGATATTGTTGTAGAAAATATGGAACGACAATCTAATGGGTATCACGGTTAA
- the cobS gene encoding adenosylcobinamide-GDP ribazoletransferase: MKSILNDFLLMIQFFTRIPINKNLQCEKVNFRRGAFFLPVVASIIGGMEFLIYLGLKNFLPPNVIIVLLLLFTAMITGGLHMDGLADTCDGFFSLRDKERIIEIMKDSRMGAFGTIAMIINLLLKYQLLYSLVLKDCSIAIILAPVIGRISILFLCLSKRTAKKNGSGNIFIGNMSKPIVFFITTIVLALSTYFLGLKATIIPFIGVLLITYLLYLLCLNKINGLTGDTLGACNELGEITYLLILLMM, from the coding sequence ATGAAGAGTATATTAAATGATTTTTTATTAATGATTCAATTTTTTACTCGCATACCTATAAACAAAAACTTACAATGTGAAAAAGTAAATTTTAGAAGGGGTGCCTTTTTTCTTCCTGTAGTAGCTTCTATTATAGGTGGAATGGAGTTTTTAATATATTTAGGCCTTAAAAATTTTTTACCGCCTAATGTAATAATAGTGTTATTGCTTTTATTTACAGCTATGATTACTGGGGGACTTCATATGGATGGACTAGCAGATACCTGTGATGGATTTTTTTCTTTAAGAGATAAGGAAAGAATAATAGAAATTATGAAGGATAGCAGAATGGGGGCTTTTGGAACTATAGCAATGATAATTAATTTATTACTTAAATACCAATTGCTTTATTCCTTAGTTTTAAAAGACTGTAGTATAGCTATAATTTTAGCACCTGTTATAGGAAGAATTAGTATTTTATTTTTATGTTTATCTAAAAGGACAGCGAAAAAAAATGGTTCAGGAAATATATTTATAGGAAATATGAGTAAACCTATAGTATTTTTTATTACCACAATAGTATTAGCTCTAAGTACATATTTTTTAGGATTAAAAGCTACAATAATTCCATTTATAGGAGTTTTGTTAATAACTTATTTATTATATTTATTATGTTTAAATAAAATAAATGGACTTACAGGGGATACCTTAGGAGCTTGCAATGAACTAGGTGAAATAACATATTTATTAATTTTATTAATGATGTAA
- the hsp18 gene encoding heat shock protein Hsp18, whose protein sequence is MFELIPFREDDLARHDDFFSPFVKNFFNDGYFTEMSNIHKNFNVDLKETDENYLIEADLPGTKKENISIDFHNNYLVINAKRQESVEDEKENYVRRERHYGEFKRNFYIDSADENKIDASFNNGVLKITIPKTNKDNNKRKKIEIH, encoded by the coding sequence ATGTTTGAACTAATTCCTTTTAGAGAAGATGATTTAGCTAGACACGATGATTTTTTTTCACCATTTGTAAAAAATTTCTTTAATGATGGTTACTTTACAGAAATGAGTAATATCCATAAAAACTTTAATGTGGATTTAAAAGAAACAGATGAAAACTATTTAATAGAAGCGGATCTTCCAGGAACAAAAAAAGAGAATATATCCATAGATTTTCATAACAATTATTTAGTAATCAATGCAAAAAGACAAGAATCAGTAGAAGATGAAAAAGAAAACTATGTTAGGCGTGAAAGACATTATGGTGAATTTAAGAGAAACTTCTATATAGATAGTGCTGATGAAAATAAAATAGATGCTTCATTTAATAATGGGGTTTTAAAGATTACTATTCCTAAAACAAACAAAGATAACAACAAAAGAAAAAAGATTGAGATACATTAG
- a CDS encoding AIR synthase related protein: MEVKKVRDLTLISLTQDKTLVVACDSSGSIGPKKNDILKIPAFYTGKFAIRVGILEVMCTGAEIVTVTNAVCCEMDPTGKEIIDGIKGELKRAGIDEVVLTGSTEENFTIFSTGVGITVLGIVDNHVIKVNNVNNFGDNNEKHNKFDEDDILLISVGIPKLGKEINIYDDKEIVDYVDIKILLESPKVYEIVPVGSKGILYEGQVLAKNNNLKLKLEENIPIDIKKSNGPATTVIVAIHKEEYENIRAKINNVNIIGKLEG, from the coding sequence ATGGAAGTAAAAAAGGTAAGAGATTTAACATTAATTTCCTTGACTCAGGATAAAACTTTAGTTGTGGCCTGTGATAGTTCAGGAAGCATTGGTCCTAAAAAAAATGATATATTAAAAATACCAGCTTTTTATACAGGCAAGTTTGCTATTAGAGTAGGTATTTTAGAGGTTATGTGTACAGGAGCAGAAATTGTAACAGTTACTAACGCGGTATGTTGTGAAATGGATCCTACAGGAAAGGAGATAATAGATGGCATAAAAGGTGAGTTAAAAAGGGCTGGCATTGATGAAGTGGTTTTAACAGGAAGTACTGAGGAAAATTTTACAATTTTTTCCACAGGTGTGGGGATAACTGTTTTAGGTATAGTGGATAATCATGTAATAAAAGTTAACAATGTGAATAACTTTGGTGACAACAATGAAAAACATAATAAGTTTGATGAGGATGATATTTTGCTAATATCTGTGGGAATACCTAAGTTAGGAAAAGAGATTAATATTTATGATGATAAGGAAATAGTTGATTATGTGGATATAAAAATATTACTAGAAAGCCCTAAAGTATATGAAATTGTGCCAGTGGGATCTAAAGGAATATTGTATGAAGGACAAGTTCTGGCTAAAAATAATAATTTAAAACTAAAATTAGAAGAAAATATACCTATAGATATTAAAAAATCTAATGGCCCAGCAACTACGGTAATAGTAGCAATACATAAAGAAGAATATGAAAACATAAGAGCAAAAATAAATAATGTAAATATAATAGGAAAATTAGAAGGATAG
- the folK gene encoding 2-amino-4-hydroxy-6-hydroxymethyldihydropteridine diphosphokinase has product MHTAYVAFGSNIGEKENYIKRALEKIEEREIKIIKVSPIYETEPYGVLDQDSFLNGVVKIETNLTPENLIEVLLDIERQLDRVRERRWGPRTIDLDIIFYDDLIINEKDLVIPHKDMENREFVLKPLCDIDENFIHPVLKKSVRELYDRLK; this is encoded by the coding sequence ATGCATACAGCTTATGTGGCCTTTGGAAGTAATATAGGTGAAAAAGAAAATTACATAAAAAGGGCCTTAGAAAAAATAGAGGAAAGAGAAATAAAAATAATTAAAGTATCTCCTATATATGAAACAGAACCCTATGGAGTATTAGATCAAGATAGTTTTTTAAATGGAGTAGTAAAAATAGAAACTAATCTAACTCCAGAAAATTTAATAGAAGTACTTTTAGATATAGAAAGACAGCTAGATAGAGTAAGAGAAAGAAGATGGGGACCTAGAACTATAGATTTAGATATTATTTTTTATGATGATTTAATAATAAATGAAAAAGATTTAGTTATTCCTCATAAGGATATGGAAAACAGAGAGTTTGTATTAAAACCTTTGTGTGATATAGATGAAAATTTTATACATCCGGTTTTAAAAAAATCAGTAAGAGAATTGTATGATAGGCTGAAGTAA
- a CDS encoding MerR family transcriptional regulator: protein MKDTSKKLFTTGEFAKKAGVTLRTLRYYDKIDLLVPSSHNELGHRLYSKEDFGKLQKILTLKFIGLSLEDIANIMKYDLNHKDFKKSLEIQKEIMKKKIKHIQSIIKAIDEAADTIDFNKEMDWDKFINIISVINSDKNWTQQYENASNLRARIAIHELFSTNKEGWMPWFFKELKQELSMMSSNYKNYNKKISNENISGLSNLDLKQSNIKILELGCGDASLWNKNFNHIPSNWEITLTDFSEGMLKDAKKNLGEKRSRFNFKIVNAESIPLEDESFNVVIANHMLYHVPNINKALKEINRVLKSEGILFASTVGKNHMKEIREIISTFDIYSLTSESWEITDSFQLENGVKIISEYFNMVELKRYKDNLKVTDPIYILDYIFSMPGNNKVNLSSKDLKKIYDYLEDNIKEKENIYITKDTGYFKGNK from the coding sequence ATGAAAGATACCTCAAAAAAATTATTTACCACAGGAGAATTTGCTAAAAAAGCAGGGGTAACACTAAGGACTTTAAGATATTATGACAAAATAGATTTATTGGTTCCCAGTAGTCACAATGAATTAGGTCATAGATTATACAGCAAAGAGGATTTTGGTAAACTACAAAAGATACTAACTCTTAAATTTATAGGGCTTTCCCTAGAGGATATAGCTAATATAATGAAGTATGATTTGAATCATAAAGATTTTAAAAAGTCCTTAGAAATTCAAAAGGAAATAATGAAGAAAAAAATAAAGCATATACAATCTATTATAAAAGCTATAGATGAAGCAGCAGATACCATAGATTTTAATAAAGAAATGGATTGGGATAAGTTTATAAATATAATAAGTGTCATAAATTCTGATAAAAACTGGACTCAGCAATATGAAAATGCATCAAACCTAAGGGCAAGAATAGCTATTCATGAGCTTTTTAGTACAAATAAAGAAGGTTGGATGCCATGGTTTTTTAAAGAACTAAAGCAGGAATTGAGTATGATGAGTTCAAACTATAAAAATTATAATAAAAAAATAAGTAATGAGAATATATCAGGATTAAGTAACTTAGACTTAAAGCAGTCTAATATAAAAATATTAGAACTAGGCTGTGGTGATGCTAGTCTTTGGAATAAAAATTTTAACCATATACCCTCAAATTGGGAAATAACATTAACGGATTTTTCAGAGGGTATGCTAAAGGATGCTAAAAAAAATTTAGGAGAAAAAAGAAGTAGATTTAATTTTAAAATTGTAAATGCAGAAAGTATTCCTCTTGAAGATGAAAGTTTCAATGTAGTTATAGCAAATCATATGCTTTATCATGTACCCAATATAAATAAAGCTTTAAAAGAAATAAATAGGGTATTAAAAAGTGAGGGTATTTTATTTGCCTCAACTGTAGGTAAAAACCATATGAAAGAAATAAGAGAAATAATTTCTACATTTGATATATATAGTTTAACCAGTGAGAGCTGGGAGATTACAGATAGTTTTCAATTAGAAAATGGAGTAAAAATTATATCAGAATATTTTAATATGGTAGAATTGAAAAGATATAAAGATAATTTAAAGGTGACAGATCCTATATATATATTAGACTATATATTTTCTATGCCAGGAAACAATAAAGTGAATTTATCTTCAAAGGATTTAAAAAAGATTTATGATTATTTAGAAGATAATATAAAGGAAAAAGAAAATATTTATATAACAAAGGATACAGGATATTTTAAAGGTAATAAATAA
- a CDS encoding DegT/DnrJ/EryC1/StrS family aminotransferase: protein MKKIPFSPPDITEREIDAVVEVLKSGWITSGPKTQQFENNLAEYCYTNKAVAVSSASAGLELVLKEFDIKEGDEVITTPYTYTATASVCLHRGIKPKFVDVAKDSFLIDIEKLADAITPKTKAIYTVDFAGVPVDYDAIKEVLKAKDREDIILVSDSAHSLGAIYKGKKVGGQVDFHVFSFHAVKNLTTAEGGAITFGDNNFKGREDLHKDFKLQSLHGQSKDALSKMKAGAWEYDIVTDGHKCNMTDMGSAIGLVQLTRYEEMLRKREAIFDTYTKVLAEKEWAIIPFKKDETKETSYHIYPLRIKGFKEDERNEVIKILAEKDIATNVHFKPLPMFTLYKNLGYNIEDYPNAYAQYANEISLPVYSTLSLEDAEYVAKELVAAVEKVMK, encoded by the coding sequence ATGAAAAAGATACCATTTTCACCACCAGATATTACAGAAAGAGAGATAGATGCAGTAGTAGAGGTGTTAAAATCTGGTTGGATAACTTCAGGTCCTAAAACACAACAATTTGAAAATAATTTAGCAGAGTATTGTTATACAAATAAAGCTGTGGCAGTATCTAGTGCCTCAGCAGGATTAGAACTTGTATTAAAAGAGTTTGATATAAAAGAAGGAGATGAAGTGATAACTACTCCTTATACTTATACAGCTACAGCAAGTGTATGTTTGCATAGAGGTATAAAACCAAAATTTGTAGATGTAGCAAAAGATAGTTTTTTAATAGATATAGAAAAATTAGCAGATGCAATAACACCAAAAACTAAAGCTATATATACAGTAGATTTTGCAGGAGTGCCTGTAGATTATGATGCAATTAAGGAAGTTCTAAAGGCTAAAGATCGTGAAGATATAATTTTAGTATCAGATTCAGCACATTCTTTGGGTGCTATTTATAAGGGTAAAAAAGTTGGAGGTCAAGTGGATTTTCATGTATTCTCATTTCATGCAGTAAAAAACCTTACAACAGCAGAAGGTGGAGCAATAACTTTTGGAGATAATAATTTTAAAGGAAGAGAAGATTTACACAAAGATTTTAAATTACAATCTTTACATGGTCAATCAAAGGATGCTCTATCAAAGATGAAAGCTGGAGCTTGGGAATATGATATAGTAACAGATGGACATAAATGCAATATGACAGATATGGGATCAGCTATAGGTTTAGTTCAGCTTACAAGATACGAAGAAATGCTAAGAAAAAGAGAAGCTATATTTGATACTTATACAAAAGTGTTAGCTGAAAAAGAGTGGGCTATAATACCATTTAAAAAAGATGAAACTAAAGAAACTTCATATCATATATATCCACTAAGAATAAAAGGATTTAAAGAAGATGAAAGAAATGAAGTAATAAAAATATTAGCTGAAAAAGATATAGCAACAAATGTACACTTTAAACCACTACCAATGTTTACATTATATAAAAATTTAGGATACAATATAGAAGACTATCCAAATGCATATGCACAATATGCGAATGAGATTTCTCTACCAGTATATTCTACATTATCTTTAGAAGATGCAGAATATGTAGCTAAAGAACTTGTAGCTGCAGTAGAAAAAGTAATGAAATAA
- a CDS encoding SdpI family protein yields MIIILGIICITIGFIFKAFPPQKINSIWGYRTILSMKNQDTWNEAHKYSANTFIALGFVFVPLQFVLRELNISYGYEKIVLLVCFVIMIILNEVHLKKVFNNDGSRKLPYK; encoded by the coding sequence ATGATAATTATTTTAGGAATAATATGTATAACAATTGGCTTTATATTTAAGGCTTTTCCTCCCCAAAAGATCAATTCTATATGGGGTTATAGAACTATATTATCAATGAAAAATCAAGATACATGGAATGAGGCACATAAATATTCAGCCAATACTTTTATTGCTTTGGGTTTTGTTTTTGTTCCTTTACAATTTGTTTTAAGAGAATTAAATATTAGTTATGGTTATGAAAAAATAGTACTTTTAGTATGTTTTGTTATTATGATTATTCTTAACGAAGTGCACTTGAAAAAAGTTTTTAATAATGATGGCAGTAGAAAGCTGCCGTATAAATAA
- the queD gene encoding 6-carboxytetrahydropterin synthase QueD, which produces MILIKKFKFDAAHNLIHYHGKCERLHGHTYGLVIKISGEPDKEDMVIDFTELKAIVKENVLDILDHAYINEIIKQPTAENIAVWIWNKLYTKLKRDNCSLYEIEVWETETSGVVYSG; this is translated from the coding sequence ATGATACTTATTAAAAAATTTAAATTTGATGCAGCACACAATTTAATACATTACCATGGAAAATGTGAAAGACTTCATGGACATACATATGGTCTAGTAATAAAGATTTCAGGAGAACCAGATAAGGAAGATATGGTAATAGACTTTACAGAGCTTAAAGCTATAGTAAAAGAAAATGTATTGGATATATTAGATCATGCTTATATAAACGAAATAATAAAGCAACCAACAGCAGAAAATATAGCAGTATGGATATGGAATAAACTTTATACAAAATTAAAAAGAGATAATTGCAGCTTATATGAAATAGAAGTTTGGGAAACAGAAACTAGCGGAGTGGTTTATAGCGGATAA
- a CDS encoding DUF4491 family protein, producing the protein MNFTGIIMGLFMLFFTGIGHVIVIKGEYHFGVKIWPGFLILGIGLIVLSLIIDNVYLSGGLGIGGLTFLWGILELFQQKERVKKGWFPKKEK; encoded by the coding sequence ATGAATTTTACAGGAATAATTATGGGGCTATTTATGCTATTTTTTACTGGAATAGGACATGTTATTGTAATAAAAGGAGAGTATCATTTTGGAGTTAAGATTTGGCCAGGTTTTTTAATATTAGGCATAGGACTTATAGTTCTGTCATTAATTATAGATAATGTTTATTTATCAGGTGGATTAGGTATAGGAGGGCTTACTTTTTTATGGGGAATATTAGAGTTGTTTCAACAAAAGGAAAGAGTAAAAAAAGGATGGTTCCCTAAAAAAGAAAAATAA